The Lolium rigidum isolate FL_2022 chromosome 1, APGP_CSIRO_Lrig_0.1, whole genome shotgun sequence region GGAGCGCATTGCCTGGGAAAAGTTGTTTGAGTTCATGTGCAACAACATCCATTTCTTTGACAGGAATAtatgaaaagaaagaaaactcCATAATATGTTTAGCTGTCTAATCGAAATTCCAGTCTAATATATAATCTCTTACCGCTCCCCATGTCGCCCCAGACTGTCCAGTCAATAAAATATATTCCTTATTACAGTTTTCTTTTGCTTCAAGCTGTCTTCTGACTTCAGATTGGTTAAGACCATCCACATGGTGCAACTGGGGCAATGAAAACACTGAGAATTTAGTCTTCCCTAAAAGGAGAACAGAGGGAGAAGAGCTGGAGACACtacaaaatttttttttttttggaaagccGGTGAAATTAACCTACATTTTTTCCAACACCAATGGTCGGCAGGTCTGCAAGGACACCGAGATGGCATGCTAAACCAAAACCTGCAGAACATATATGTATGTTAGAGAATGATCCATTTGCACATATTTATTACTATAGCTAATGCAGCTTGCGACAAATATCATAACCTAACAAGATGTATTGTATTGCCAAGCTTACTTGCCAAGAGCTCCAGTGACTATGAGTCAACTTAGTCTTTCATAACCACAGGAATCACTTGGCATTAAGAACTAAGATCCATGTAAAAAATCAAACAACTGAACGTACATAACATATATGACTTAAGAACCTAATTTCACCCGTGCGGCGTACCTACTAGGACAAAACTTGCTATCCGCACCATACTATTACTTGAATACTGTATAAGTGCATAAGTGTGACTGTAATTAGTATGTTTACCTCGTGGATGGAGCAACCCATTTCCATCAACCATGAGTAACTGCCAAGGTAGATCAATAAACCTTAGAAAAGCAATAGGCAAAGACAGATAATTACTGTAAATCTGTAGAAAATGTTATATGCAGAATGAGAACACTGCAGATATGATATCTAAAATGAAAATTCACATGAAATTTTAATCTAAAACGATTAATTCTCATGGAGACCAAATGCTTGCATAGTGCAGTACTCTTTGCTCACGTCATCACAGCCAACAGAAATAAGAAGATATGCAACACCATGATGTACTTCAGAATGTATGTACTCAGAAGTCCTATTTCAGGACAAAACCATTTGAGATACTTCCTAGAAGTATGACCCCTATGCCATCTAGCCGAGGCATGATTGCAACCTTTTCTTCTATTACTACTGTTCCTGTTtgctaacaaaaaaaaaagtgctgTATGGAATATCATGTTCTAAATTAGTGTTATCCGCCTAACCCAGAACACCAAACCACGATTAGTACAGTAGAAAGCACCACAACTTAAAATTTTACCTGAGGGTACAAATGCTGAGCATTGGTCTTCATCTTCTCCAGGAGTCCTAGAAGAATGGGAGCCTGCAACAGAATAAATTACTTATTTATGATACAAGTTGGTACATTTGAGTACTAAATGAATGCATACGAGAAAGATATGTTTTTCACAGATGTTTGCAACCCAATAAGTAATGTCAATAATGACTATTTCTCAAATGTTGTATGACAACTAGGCATTGCATTGATAATACTGACTCCTCTACGTCTCTATAGATAACAAGAACCTCCAAGTCATGTCATTTAGTAGATGGTATTGATTGGAAAATACAAAACCAGAAATGTTTGAGCCCTATTTGCACATTTTGCTGACTATTGTTGAAAACATAATAAACTATCTAACCATTGATGGCAGTAAGACATGACTTAGTACTGTAAAGCAAAGTGTCTGGCAGATAAACGTTAGCCCATTGACTTATTTATTTACTATCAAAAGCAAATTGTTGATGTCTATTCTGAACTAAAAGTTAGATACAAAGCGTCTGCCCGAGATAAAATGCGTGCGTCTGCAATTTTCTTGGCTCAAAACAAATCACCAAAAGAAGAGGGGATATGGTGTGCAATAATAATAATACCTCTCTGAAAGCAAGAAACCCAGGAATGTAGGGCACTTGCATCCGGACAACATCAAACTCCTCATGAACAATCTCCAAAGTTTGAGCATTGAGAACTACCAGCGCAGCACACGCTGTGGAAGGGCCTTCTTTCAGGAAGCTAATGTCAACCCCACCTATGTACTTCAGTTTGCCCCCTGTGGGATCACTCTGATCTGAATCCGAGCTCATCGAAGGTAGAGACCACCCAAAATCATCTTGAAGGATGAGCCTGCTCTTGAGCACATCCTGCGTCCTGCATCACCAATATGTAGGGACATGAATCAACTGAGAACCACCTTTTATGGATTCGACGACGAATTGGTACAAACCTCGCCCATTCTTGTTTCTGCAGCGCCGTATCAGAGCCATCTCCTTCTTTATCCATTCAAGTTTTGCTCCTGATTTTTGGTGGTTGAGGGATCTAGTGGGAAATCTTGCGTTCGTTCGGTAGCAGGTTCTCCGGATTGAGGAATCGATAGCTTCACCCTACGGTTATGCGGATTGAGGAATCAATAGCACAAAAGCTGCGGATTAGGACCAGATGAATGATGCTGGAAATAATTAAGAGGCAACGGATACTATGCGATTCTCACCTGTAACGGCGGCTGGCGTCAATCGATGCCTTGCCGGCGACGAGCTTTCATCTCGGGAACAGGCCGGCGACgagcgatctctctctctctcgtgtcACTTTTTTTTGGGGAGCGATACTTCTTTtttagaagtcgtttggaagccagactTTCATTTCATCTGTAGCATTttgatgaatacatgtattcatttcatttacattgtaatttcagaaatggaCACTTATTTGGTTGCCACGAGAATTATAAATGAtagtagaattcaatattgaatttgtaaatggcttccatgGAGAAACGTGATTGACAGGTTTCAGCTCGTAATTGTGTTTACACATGGCATCagtttgctggatttcctaaatgaaatgatggcccaattctatggcaaccaaacagcccacctatgaaatttcaaaatgaattccaggatttcaGCGAAATCattagaaaaaggccgaccttcacgAAGGGAAGACAACTTACTCCGCATGCGACAAGTGGCGCACTGTGGTGCCAAaaaatccctgggaagtggtctccctgctcgccacgtgtcgcaaggggaagcaaggtggggatgatagaggagagagaaggcagaTGGGGCTACGTTGTATCAGCTTTTCCCTTTAtttttctagattcgttttttcaaaataaaatatcttGAAAACCGTAAGTCTAAATTACGATCCGTTTTCACTTTCGAGATCCTcgtgtcgagatcttcaaaactagatcccatgttgatgggTTTCGaaatacttttttttcgtacttccagtACTAGTATGGTTGTAATCGTGGTGTGTGCTCTACGCTATCTTCGTCTtctactgataagtacttctgtttgcagtgtatttgatgcagtttttccctttacaTAGTaaatgtacttactcgtgtgcgctacTGTACCTGTGTTTTTGTCTTAGTACttcctcgtgtgcgcgactgtacttctaTACTAGTACTTGCTTATGTGCGTGATTGTATTTGCACTTGCTTGTGtgtgtgactgtacctgctcttgTGCgtaactgtacctgctcgtgtgcgcggcTGTACCTGCTCTTGTGCGTGATTGTACCTGCTCttatgcgcgactgtacctgctcttgTGCGTGATTGTACCTGCTCATGTGCGCGGCTATATTTTGTACTCGTCCGACTgtgtaactgtactcgtgtatTGTACGTAAATATACCCGTGTTGTAGGTCGGTGTACTCGAATTTATACGTAACTGTGGAACAAAGAGCTAGCTGACTGTGCGGATGAATTGATGCATGTTATCAGTGGATAGCTAGCTGATGGGTGCCTCGCGCGTGGTGTACTCGTGCATGTGCGGAGGTTGTACGCGTTTGTGCCTGGATTAGCTTTCGTTGATCCACGGACGTGCGGCCACTGCGACGTACTCGCGCAGCGGAGGTTGGACTCGGTCGCGGGGAGCACGTGGGTACAATCATACGAGGTTGTACTCGTTCACGGAGACGCACCACGGTTCGCGGGAATTTACTCGCCGCGTGGACGACTGACACGTGTTCGACGCTGGTGCGGTACGCGGGATGGTATTTCCCTTCGTAAAGGTCGGTCTTCAGCTAGTGGTACCCGAATTTCAggctcaaatgatggataccaaacgacctcttagGGAATTTTTGGCAGATACTCTCTCGCATCAAATCGCTAGGGCGACGGAATCCCTAATGCAGGCTCATAGCGGATGCTGCAGGCCCGCAGAGCTGCGCGTGATGGGCCAGCCCATTAGTAGACGATTTTCTTTTGGTTTCCTGCCGTTTTGTTTTTTTTCGCGGTTATTTGTTAGTTTTCGCACTATTCCGCCTTTTTTCTGTTGATTTTTCTTGGTGTTCCgcctttttttttggcttttgcggtttcatatttttttcaaattcgacttttcctcaaatatgaagattgttcaaacatgaaaatagttcattttaaaaaattgaaatacAAAATTTATtcatttctgatttttttttcattttttaattctGTTCAAAATCAAATATTTATCAAAATATGTAAAAAGGAAATATAAACTGTAGCCGTATTGGGCCAGCCTACCCAGGATGCCCACGCATTATGTAGGTAGCGCACCCTACAGGCGTGCTATAGGGGAGCTCCAGGGCCACGTCCACTAGCGCGTGCGGCTGGACCAGCCCAACAGGGCTTTTTAGTTtaatttagttttcttttcttatgTTCTGCCTTTTCCatatttttctctttcttttttgctttttggttcttgtttctattttggttttcatttttaaaTGTTCATATGAAAAATTATGAAAAATAAATTAGAAAGTTGAGATCAAATGTTTATTGAATTCAAAAGAACATTCACAAGACTTCAAAATGTTCATTTAGTTCAAAACAAACATTCACGAGTTCACGACGTTTTTTAAAAAGTTTTACGAGGTTTAAAAATATATCTCAAAACAATCATTAAAAAAGGAAATAATGTTCATGTCGACCAAAAAAATCACTAAGGTAAAACACATTCATGTATTACTCAGTAACAAAATCATCCTTTAAAAAAAATGGAAtacataaaaaaaaggaaaaacccaATATAGAAAGACACCTTAATGGGCTATCCCGCTAGAGCGAAAGACGTGGGTATTTGATGCAAGATACGTCAAATAGGGCTTGCCTCTCTCTCCCCCACTCAATATTCTCTTTGTTTTGTGTGGACTGATAACGGTTGTTCGTGGGACCATCCAAAGGTGTACATATTCTAGTTTGAATTTGTAATGATGAGTTCATCCTCCCGCCATTGATGTATATGTAGAGGAACAAGGAAGTGGCTGCAACACTTGGCATTGCTCGATTTATAGTAATTAGATGAGAGCGGCATATGGTGTAAGAGTTATACAAGGTTAGTAAGGCCAACATGTGAAAGTTGTGTGGTCAACTATACGTAGTAACATAGATTGGATACCCTTCTCCGGCCGGTCTCACCGTTATCAGAAGGGGCGGGAAACCTGATATGTGAGTGGAGGTTTCAATAAAAGTAGTATCTTTTTATAAGCAGATTATGTTAGGGTTTTAGGTAGTCGTATTATTTTGGTTCCTACATCAATGAAGATGGCATCATCTACAATAATCGATCTCCTGCCCACTTTTCAACGACGAGATCTTCCTCCTGACGTCAATGATGGTGTTGAAAGATTAAAATTCTCTAGTATGGTTCTTCGGACCTTACAACCTCACAGTCACGGATGCTAGCTCCACCATAATCAATGCACCTCATAAGTGTTGAACTATGTGGGCCTTgttttaggatggaccagattggCATACAAACAAGTCTGAGAGAAGGTGGCGGGTCTGGTTGGCTAAACCTTTAGTCCCATCTCGCCAACTTGCAAGAATTTTAGCCACCTTCTAAGGGGAGGTCCCTTGCAGCTACTAGTTGAGTTATATGATAGAACAAGTGCTACAAGAATACGTGTAATAGCACGTGCGTTCGCGTGATTATTCACGCCTAGCCTAGCAAATAAAATCTCGTTTTTTTGTACCAAGAATATCTTTTAGTTTGAATTTTCACCAGATGGGTTCTTGTATATGCTGCATGTACTGCTGGTATCTCGTCTCACCAGATGAGGTCTCGCATGGAAATTAACCACACGTGTTCTTGTATATGCTGCACTGCTGGTATCTCGTCTCACATGTTTATATAGGAATTGTGCATTAACTAAAGACTGTATAATTCGGTTAATCAAAGATATGTACGTTTTTATCGGGAAAATGCCTCTGAGAAGAAAGACTACCAGATTAAATGCAGAAGATTTGCTAATTATTTTACAGCAGTACAATCTCTTTCCTATTGTGGCTTCATTGAACTACAAGATATACCAGTGCTTTTACGGCCGCACAAAGCAGCACTGCTGCAATGTAAACCCAGGTCCTTGATTATTCTTGCTAATTGCCATGTGGATGTGCATAGTAACAAATGAAAAAAATTCAGATATTGATCAAAGAGGACATTGCAATCCATTTTACAGACGAATACTAGTAAGAAGGCTATACATAAGTTATTTGATTGAGGTTTAAATATTTCTAAATCTCGCAAGAATTCAGAACATTTGACTTATCTATAATTCCAGATTCGTCCAAATGTAAAATGATGAGAAAATCTTGACCAGAGGCCCATCAATGTCGATGTTTTCAATGGGGCCGTAATGATGAGAAAAATATCTCAGTTGCAACGGGGCGAAATGCATCAGCCTTTTCCCCGGTAATGGTCGTTTCTAAGAAAATAAAAGTGGCACGACTAAAGACGTGATAGCTTCCACCATTGGACACATTCTTATTAATTACtctctccgtccataaataagtgtacATATGAgttttttcaagataaattatgagtGAAGTGAAAAATGCATTAGGaagatgcatctctcctctttaattatttcacctccaatgggctaagtgcttgtagaaaacaagggGACATGTGCtcaatgagagagaagcaattaaagtgcattgagaagataggagtacactcttttatgAACAAAGTTTAgatctagatgtccacttatttatgaacggagggagtaggtgcTATCATTCATTTATATTGAGCATTAATGGAAAATATCTAAATATCATGGAGTATATATTAGTCACTTGTCATCATGCACAAGAGCAGTATGTGCGGCAAGCTGGCAGCATATCTTTTAACATGCCAGAGCAAATCCTTCATCTAATGAAACAATTAAAACGGCATGCAGTGTAGTCTGCCGTTCTTGCTAGTAGAAAGATCAAGACTCAGGGGGAGTAGTATCGATCCACCCACCAAGAGCTACATTCTGAGCGCCATGACTACTACAACGAAGATCATtctgctcctcctcgtcctcgcaccCCTCCTCATGACCGCCGCGGGCAAAAAATGTCCCGGCGTGCCGTGGCTGGGCGCGGTGGCGGCCTGCCGCAAGGCGAGCGGCACGAAGCTGATCTACGACCTGTGCATCCGCACGATGCGCGAGGACGGCGTGGACATGTCGCCGTCGCACAAGAAGGAGGTCACCGCGTACGCGATTCTCGCCGCGGAGGACGCCGCCAACTCCTACGACAGATCGATGCTGGCTGCGAGCAACCAGCTCGAGCACAACGAGTCGCTTCCTGGCCGGGTGAGGGATGCCTACGAGGGGTGCATCAACGACTACACCCCGGCGGAGGACTCCCTGGACCGCGCCGTGGAAAAGATGAAgtccggctgcgacttcgccGGGCTCGCCGATTTGTACCTGAGCGGGGTGGCGAGCCTGGAAAGCTGCAGGACCCGGCTGGTGGCGCTGAAGTATTCGACGCCGGTGTCCccgatcactagtggaaaactgctcttttgcaccggtttttaaaggccatatgcaccggatgggcaaccggtgcaaaccatccggtgcaaaaggccccccccttttgcaccggttggcttacaaaccggtgctaaaggggtctccacgtggccggctgtggggcgctcggcggggaagcttttgcaccggttcgtaatacgaaccggtgcaaaagggttgggccgcggcagcattttagtgcccttccctgccgcggcggactcgccgcggcagggaattgcactaaaacgctgccgcggcgagactctgccccattcgaaacacggtataatattaatgcagtacaattcaaatatatatataggaaaccattgtattacatatatcgatcaaagtgacacacgttcatgcatatatatatatgtctacatcaacattgatattggcggttgtccacatagtgttctccatccggagctatgacttgctcaagtaagaaccccgccgagttcttcttgaattgctcgtacacgctctgttgctagaagaccatcccgcaaccgttcgatctaataatttgaagaaggtacgatggtcagtatatatatatgtgtgtatgtgaatgaaacacaaggtgatcgataaaataaagccatgaatgttgtttaattacttacatgaacttgttccaaaatgtccctcttatggtgggtattctcggcggatgaactcgcaaacgtagaacccgcataaattattcccatCCTCCtcgcctcaagcactttacgagaacaaagttcaatcaaaataatatatatataatcaaggatgataataatggtattgaaactacaatcaaagagatgcgcggcctagccagtagtacttaccggtacatgttttattcgaagttctttattctttaaacccggagacttgttggtgaaccgtttccaagccttgaggaggatatcagccatgtccccccacgcctcaaggggtttactcttcgagtccatgacttctactatcccggtgtcgggttcaatgactagcgaggatatagtgaaacctcgcggacacacatat contains the following coding sequences:
- the LOC124684401 gene encoding endonuclease V, coding for MDKEGDGSDTALQKQEWARTQDVLKSRLILQDDFGWSLPSMSSDSDQSDPTGGKLKYIGGVDISFLKEGPSTACAALVVLNAQTLEIVHEEFDVVRMQVPYIPGFLAFREAPILLGLLEKMKTNAQHLYPQLLMVDGNGLLHPRGFGLACHLGVLADLPTIGVGKNLHHVDGLNQSEVRRQLEAKENCNKEYILLTGQSGATWGAAMRSCPGSSKPIYISVGHRILLDSAIGVVKYCCKYRVPEPTRQADIRSKVYLQQHLRLQQ